The Balnearium lithotrophicum genome includes a region encoding these proteins:
- a CDS encoding phage tail protein, giving the protein MKFHEIFPDFYKDNEPWYEFIKEILSPEFDVALEEVKALWNLIDIDTISEDKLPLLASNLGFDFVEILPASYRKQLANAIDLHKFKGTRFAVEKALDSLGIKGNFKEWFEYGGEPYKFKIDLFFENLLKLGITLSPEVQEKLIRLINEYKNERSWLDELKFHVFFKNKQKIATNSKLSTFTKASLEEDTEKKILMSQDGEYRVFGTGIEPVSFTKTTLEEETEKRLSLENGVSIFSTAKATEVSKASLESTETQWSFSSSCAVSGSFNSLAFLRINLTGGIN; this is encoded by the coding sequence TTGAAGTTTCATGAGATATTTCCTGATTTTTATAAGGATAATGAACCTTGGTATGAGTTTATTAAGGAAATTCTATCTCCAGAGTTTGATGTAGCTTTAGAAGAAGTAAAAGCCCTCTGGAATTTGATTGATATAGACACTATTTCTGAAGATAAATTGCCCCTCCTTGCAAGCAATCTTGGATTTGATTTTGTTGAGATACTTCCAGCATCTTATAGGAAGCAATTAGCAAACGCAATAGACTTGCATAAATTCAAAGGAACAAGATTCGCCGTTGAGAAAGCTTTAGATTCTTTAGGAATAAAAGGAAATTTCAAAGAATGGTTTGAGTATGGTGGAGAACCTTACAAATTTAAAATAGACCTCTTTTTTGAAAATCTCCTGAAATTAGGAATAACTCTTTCTCCAGAAGTACAGGAAAAACTCATACGTCTAATAAATGAATACAAAAATGAAAGAAGCTGGTTAGACGAACTAAAGTTCCACGTCTTCTTTAAGAACAAACAGAAGATAGCTACAAACTCAAAGCTATCAACCTTCACAAAAGCATCCCTTGAGGAAGACACCGAAAAGAAAATCCTAATGTCTCAGGACGGAGAGTACAGAGTATTCGGAACTGGCATAGAACCTGTCTCGTTTACAAAAACCACCCTTGAAGAGGAAACGGAAAAGAGACTATCCCTTGAAAACGGAGTTTCAATCTTTTCAACTGCTAAAGCTACCGAAGTTTCAAAGGCTTCCCTTGAATCAACAGAAACACAGTGGAGCTTTTCCTCTTCCTGTGCAGTTTCAGGCTCATTTAACTCACTTGCTTTTCTAAGGATTAACCTCACAGGAGGAATCAACTAA
- a CDS encoding baseplate J/gp47 family protein codes for MSIKYDLSFDAVKERIIQRIKEKYPNKVNDFTESNIGTVFIEAVAFAIDMLGFYVNQLENELFFDKARQRRSVVSLARLIGYSPKRKKPAGGTVTFFLDSPWDKDIIIPKGTRLEVNGIYYETEDTVTLKAGKKEVSVRAIQREVQTLIFTARGEFYESFEIKDKRLYDVKVYVDGKQYFETDNLVLNETNAFKIEETPESYVITIVNPPKNSRVLMEVLLTEGSKGNILSGRLTNIVDTITDISGNVVPVMVRNDTPFTGGTDEESIEEIKRNAIVRLKTNERAVTGWDYENLAKTLVEGVKYAVAFSPEPGVVDLYIATEDINGNPVVADDALKRKVDEVLAVRRALTDKVNIKDVQFVPIDIKLSIKGIVGYNLESIRQKAINLLRNYFKSLSPGQAFRISDIYRLIDEIDGVDYCHIIAPSSDVIPETTYKLLTLGEVTIEVS; via the coding sequence ATGAGTATCAAGTATGACCTTTCTTTTGATGCCGTCAAAGAGAGAATAATTCAGAGAATAAAAGAGAAATATCCAAACAAGGTTAATGACTTTACAGAGTCAAATATTGGTACAGTTTTTATCGAAGCTGTAGCCTTTGCGATAGATATGCTCGGTTTTTATGTAAACCAACTTGAGAATGAATTATTTTTTGACAAAGCAAGGCAAAGAAGAAGTGTAGTCAGCCTTGCAAGGCTTATTGGTTACTCTCCTAAGAGAAAGAAACCAGCAGGAGGAACAGTTACATTCTTCCTTGATTCTCCTTGGGACAAAGATATTATTATTCCAAAAGGCACAAGACTTGAAGTTAACGGCATCTATTACGAAACAGAGGATACAGTCACTCTTAAGGCAGGTAAAAAAGAAGTTAGTGTTAGAGCTATCCAGAGAGAAGTTCAAACCCTAATTTTTACTGCCCGTGGAGAATTCTATGAAAGTTTTGAGATTAAAGACAAAAGATTATATGATGTTAAAGTTTACGTTGATGGAAAGCAGTACTTTGAAACAGATAACCTTGTTTTAAATGAAACTAACGCTTTTAAAATAGAGGAAACTCCTGAAAGTTATGTGATTACCATTGTAAATCCTCCAAAGAATTCAAGAGTTCTCATGGAAGTATTATTAACTGAGGGCTCAAAAGGAAATATTCTTTCAGGAAGACTTACGAATATAGTAGACACTATCACTGATATTAGCGGGAATGTTGTTCCTGTAATGGTTAGAAATGATACTCCGTTTACAGGGGGAACCGACGAAGAAAGCATTGAGGAAATAAAAAGGAATGCAATAGTGAGATTGAAAACAAACGAAAGAGCTGTAACAGGCTGGGATTACGAAAATCTTGCTAAAACCTTAGTTGAAGGGGTGAAATACGCTGTAGCTTTCTCCCCTGAACCTGGAGTTGTTGACCTTTATATAGCCACTGAGGACATAAACGGTAATCCAGTCGTAGCAGATGATGCACTAAAGAGAAAGGTTGACGAAGTTCTCGCAGTAAGAAGAGCCTTAACAGATAAAGTTAATATAAAAGATGTTCAGTTTGTTCCTATTGACATTAAGCTTTCTATAAAAGGTATTGTTGGTTATAACCTTGAAAGCATTAGGCAGAAGGCAATTAATTTGCTTAGGAATTATTTCAAATCGCTTTCTCCAGGACAGGCATTTAGAATTTCAGACATTTACAGACTGATAGACGAGATAGACGGAGTTGATTACTGCCACATAATCGCTCCATCTTCTGATGTTATTCCAGAGACAACCTACAAACTCCTTACTTTAGGAGAGGTAACTATTGAAGTTTCATGA
- a CDS encoding GPW/gp25 family protein — MAVYKGFGLGFNKGTISTPPIKEDEALIADSIKQIVLTAKGERAMLRNFGSDWRKVIFEPNDDVLVELMRVVVEEAIKKWEKRVVFRDLELIERKENYVKFKIYYEIIGLTGTKQVDINFPIY; from the coding sequence ATGGCTGTATATAAGGGCTTTGGACTTGGTTTTAATAAAGGAACAATTTCCACTCCACCTATTAAAGAAGATGAGGCTCTTATTGCAGATAGTATTAAACAAATAGTTCTCACAGCTAAAGGTGAAAGAGCAATGCTTAGGAATTTTGGTTCCGATTGGAGGAAAGTAATCTTTGAACCTAATGATGATGTCCTCGTAGAGTTAATGAGGGTTGTAGTTGAGGAAGCTATAAAGAAATGGGAAAAAAGAGTTGTTTTTAGAGATTTAGAATTGATTGAGAGAAAGGAAAACTATGTAAAGTTTAAGATTTATTACGAGATAATAGGGCTTACAGGAACTAAACAGGTTGATATTAACTTTCCAATTTACTAA
- a CDS encoding phage baseplate assembly protein V, giving the protein MEEDKDPLGMGRLKVRVIGLYDGYRTEDLPWAYPVLPIGGSSDYGFWMIPKKGDTVWVTFEGNYNLKPDTTKPVWIGTWFGKGEPSTEMKNNKQFLIKTPSGNLIHISDDEGFIKIIDPNGNEILILREDGKIVIKANREVLIDGGTGDLSGVVTKDCICPFTGKPHSDYSINVKASKG; this is encoded by the coding sequence GTGGAAGAGGACAAAGACCCTCTTGGAATGGGAAGATTAAAAGTGAGAGTTATTGGGCTTTATGACGGATATAGAACAGAGGATTTACCTTGGGCGTATCCAGTTTTACCGATAGGTGGGAGCTCTGATTATGGCTTTTGGATGATTCCTAAGAAAGGAGATACAGTTTGGGTAACGTTTGAGGGGAACTACAACCTTAAGCCTGATACAACAAAGCCCGTCTGGATAGGGACCTGGTTTGGAAAAGGTGAACCTTCAACTGAAATGAAAAACAACAAGCAGTTTTTAATTAAAACCCCATCTGGAAATCTGATTCATATCTCGGATGATGAAGGATTTATAAAAATCATAGACCCCAACGGCAATGAAATTTTAATTCTTCGTGAGGATGGAAAAATAGTAATCAAGGCAAACAGAGAAGTCTTAATAGATGGTGGAACTGGAGATTTATCTGGAGTAGTTACAAAAGATTGCATTTGTCCGTTTACAGGAAAACCTCATTCAGACTATTCAATAAACGTTAAGGCAAGCAAGGGGTAG
- a CDS encoding phage late control D family protein: MAPVNKRPFLIVKLNGRELPTDVQKVSAEIDIPADKIATATISLFDLIGDYVESILASHIGEKIEFQFGWIDDYGKRQSSYIFKGEILDYTPHFMPVGIKVEIKTVAQGGIPLMSKEKNRSFHDTPSNIVKQICRENGIECEVDDVKERGTFYQQNETDYEFILKKLLPFANQRANESPFTVNWKDNKLHFKRLPLENKPIKTFAYNATHLQHEPLISFEPEVKGSMLLGINSTGENVKAVRYDPITKQKQVFEINQKTVKNVKLDTKKVSVKAESLRPFSSETGKELTVLKNLWGKSADIPVTASAEIFGNPDIKPLSNIKVLVYIKKGQRVKLHYTSGIYQVVGVKHSISVGDFRTELRLIRNAISTANQPVSGTINRS, translated from the coding sequence ATGGCTCCCGTTAACAAGAGACCGTTTTTAATAGTAAAGTTAAACGGAAGAGAATTACCAACCGATGTTCAAAAGGTTTCTGCAGAAATAGATATTCCAGCGGATAAAATAGCTACGGCTACTATTTCACTTTTCGACTTGATTGGGGATTATGTAGAATCAATTCTTGCTTCCCACATAGGGGAAAAAATTGAATTTCAATTTGGCTGGATAGATGATTACGGAAAGAGGCAATCGTCTTATATCTTTAAGGGAGAAATTCTTGATTACACTCCTCACTTTATGCCAGTGGGAATAAAGGTTGAAATAAAAACAGTTGCTCAGGGCGGAATTCCCTTAATGAGCAAGGAGAAAAACAGAAGTTTTCACGATACACCTTCAAATATTGTGAAACAGATATGCAGGGAAAATGGAATAGAGTGTGAAGTTGACGACGTCAAAGAAAGGGGGACTTTCTATCAGCAGAATGAAACTGATTACGAGTTCATCCTAAAGAAACTACTACCCTTTGCCAATCAAAGGGCAAATGAATCTCCATTTACAGTAAATTGGAAAGACAACAAGCTCCACTTCAAAAGACTTCCCCTGGAAAATAAACCAATTAAAACCTTTGCTTACAATGCAACTCATTTGCAGCATGAGCCCTTAATCAGTTTTGAACCAGAAGTGAAAGGCAGCATGCTTTTAGGAATCAATTCAACTGGAGAAAATGTCAAAGCAGTTCGCTACGACCCAATTACAAAGCAAAAGCAGGTTTTTGAAATAAATCAGAAAACAGTTAAGAACGTAAAACTTGATACTAAAAAGGTTTCTGTAAAAGCTGAGAGTTTAAGACCATTTTCCAGTGAAACGGGAAAGGAATTAACTGTTTTAAAGAACCTTTGGGGTAAAAGTGCCGATATCCCAGTAACTGCTTCAGCTGAAATTTTCGGAAATCCAGATATAAAGCCACTATCCAACATTAAAGTTCTCGTCTACATAAAGAAAGGGCAGAGGGTAAAACTCCATTACACAAGCGGTATTTACCAAGTAGTTGGAGTAAAACACTCTATTTCCGTAGGGGATTTTAGGACAGAACTAAGGCTTATAAGGAACGCCATTTCTACGGCAAACCAACCAGTTTCAGGAACTATCAATAGGAGCTAA